The Argonema galeatum A003/A1 sequence TTGCTGACGAACCATCAGTGGAAAAAGGGTAGCACATCTGAGGTAAGCGAAATACAAAATGAGGCTAATGTCATCCCTTTGAAAAGTTTAATAGATGAAATGAAAAAAGCAGACTGGGCGCAATTACCTTTTAAGAATGCAACAGATATTATTGCGGTTGGGACAGCTTCTTTTGAGGTTCAGGGTAATGATATTAACACGGAAAAGAAAAGGGCTAATGATAGAGCAGTAAATTTATACCGAGAAATATACACTATAATTCCTAACAAAGATAATAAAAATTTGTGGACACTAAATCTTGGCAAGTATCAAGATAATTGCTCTGTTACGACCAGTTCTAATTACCAAAGACCTGTACTAATTATTGCTATTTTGGAAAGAAAAAATAACGTAGATGATAAATATATTAAGAAAGTTTTGAAGAGACAATTAACAAGCTTTAATGGTACAAAAGTAAACTATATGTGTTATTCAGGCTCAGATTTTAGTGATTTGAGCAACCTTAAAAGGGTCAACCAACCTTCACCTTCGGAAAGTGATATTTTGCCCTAGTAACCAATCGATATTCTACGTGCCTATGTGGATGTTTATACTATGGCAAAATCTGAACTAATATCCTCACCCTCAACCGTCAAAAATTCATGTAACTCTTCTATAGAAATTGGAGCCTTATAAACAGTTCCTTCCGTTTCATAAACATTTTGAAAAGATTCTATAGCCTCTTTAAGTTTGCTAATAGATTCTTCTTGAGTATTTCCCTGCCCTACTAATCCATTCTCTAAGCACAAAGCTACCCAATAACCAGAACTTTGTCTCAATACCACCGTGTAGAATTCCATCTTTTCACCTACAGATTAAAAATGTAAGGTGGGCAAAAACTCCCTACCTTTATCCTCAAAACCAGCGATTCGATCGCATTTGCTATATTTAGCAAGCTAAGGTAGGTATTTGTTCATCTGAGTTTAGTCATTTAACAAACTAGCTTTCAAAGTTTCTTCTAAGCTAAAAGGTGACTCTTTAGGGAAAAAGTTTAATTTAATCCCTGTCTCCTCCGATGCTTTCAGACGAGCTTTTTGATAACAATCATCAAAGACTTCGGAAATTAAAGGTTGCAAACTGGGACTATCTTCTAGTAATCCTTCAATACAAATACGCTGTTCGCTGATAGTGCTACGCCAACTTTCGCTCCGTTTTTCCGGCTGATATTGCCATTTTAGCAAGTGCATTAAAAGCACGATTAAACGACTTTTCATTTCGCGTTTTTCACTTTTGCCCATATTTTCAATTTCTTCAATTAAATTAGGAGTATCTATCTCATTAAATTTACCTTCTTTTAACTGTTGAGCAGTGGCTTGTATCCACAGATAAAAATCTCGATCGTACAGACTATTTGGAGTTGCGATCGATCCTTGGCTCATAGCTAATCTCCTTCTTTCTACTTAATTTATATTAAGGCAAAATCAGTAAACTTTCTCACCTCTGGAGGTTGAAAAGCTAATACAATATCCTCTTTAGGAACGCCTAACCTTAACAACTCATTTGCCATTCCTTCCTCAGTCCAATCTTCCTCAATGTAAATCTTCTCATTTTTAATCCGAATATGAACTGAAATCCCTTTAATTCTTTCCTCTGGAGTCCACCCGACTTGAAACCAGATATATTGATCTCTTGGTTCGTCAAACGCTAAAAGCATTTCAATATCGGGAGTTGCAACTTGAGAACAAAGTCGATCGTACTCTGTCATAATTTTCTGAATCAGTGACCGATAATGGCTTAATTTATCCATTTTGTGATGACCTCCTTATCTGTATCTACAAGAATTAGTTTTAGCTGATTTTCCTCAACAACAATTTGGATCGTTTCATCAAAATTAACGTTATAAACACGCTGACTCATTGCTAAATAAAGTTGCCTCTCAGGTGCAGTTCTTTTGATAAAGTTGCGATAGAGAATATACTGACCAAGAGCTTGCTCTAAATCATAAATAAAGGATGGACTAAGAAAACTCTTGACCTCAACAACAATTTTTTCTCCCTCTCTTTCTGCTGAAAATGGACGTTCAGCCCCAAGATCGGCAACGAGTTTTAATTTTTTGTATATGATAAAATAAGGGTCGGCTGTAATCGTCCAGCCATCCTTAATTAAAGCATTTTTAACTGCATCATGGTAAGTATCTTTTGCTGGCATGAGAATCAAAGTCTTAACTAAGAAGTGTAGAGCGAGCTATAAAAGACGACTCTAATATTATAACCTATTTAACCTAATGTGGAGGTTTTAGATGGATATGGGATTTTCTTCTAATGCCTTGCGGAGAATTTCGGCAGTTTCTGTTTGTTCCTGTTCATCTCCTTCTTCTTCCCATTTCCTGAGTAGTTCGCTTAAAGCTTTTTGCCGCGCCACTTGTTTTTCTGGATCGGGATTGTTAATTTCATCAATAGCTTTTTTCCAAGCATCTGATGATGTAGGCTTCATTGTCACAGTTTCCCGAAACAGTCGAATCATCTGAAGTAAATTCGGCCAGTATTCTTCTGGTGTTTGTTGAATCTCTCGCAATAAATCTGCGATCGGTTCGCTTAGGGGATGTTTATTAATTAAATTCTGTTCAGACATAATTACCTCTTTAACAATCATTAATGGATCGATAAGGTGGGCTTTTAGCCCACCCTACCATCATTCTACTTCAACACACCCGCCGGAATACCCAAAATATCCTCAATCTTAGGCATATCTTCCAACGCAATTACCCTTCCTTCATCCTCAAAACCAGCAATCTCATCGAAATTCAAATACCGATACAAATCATCAGCCAAAGGATGAATTTTCTTCGCCACAATATCCAGATATTCCTGCACAGTAGGAATCCGTCCTAACAGCGCACAAACTGCTGCTAATTCCGCAGAACCTAGATAAACTCGCGCATC is a genomic window containing:
- a CDS encoding XisH family protein, which gives rise to MPAKDTYHDAVKNALIKDGWTITADPYFIIYKKLKLVADLGAERPFSAEREGEKIVVEVKSFLSPSFIYDLEQALGQYILYRNFIKRTAPERQLYLAMSQRVYNVNFDETIQIVVEENQLKLILVDTDKEVITKWIN
- a CDS encoding type II toxin-antitoxin system HicB family antitoxin; translated protein: MEFYTVVLRQSSGYWVALCLENGLVGQGNTQEESISKLKEAIESFQNVYETEGTVYKAPISIEELHEFLTVEGEDISSDFAIV
- a CDS encoding DUF29 domain-containing protein, whose amino-acid sequence is MSQGSIATPNSLYDRDFYLWIQATAQQLKEGKFNEIDTPNLIEEIENMGKSEKREMKSRLIVLLMHLLKWQYQPEKRSESWRSTISEQRICIEGLLEDSPSLQPLISEVFDDCYQKARLKASEETGIKLNFFPKESPFSLEETLKASLLND
- a CDS encoding XisI protein, which translates into the protein MDKLSHYRSLIQKIMTEYDRLCSQVATPDIEMLLAFDEPRDQYIWFQVGWTPEERIKGISVHIRIKNEKIYIEEDWTEEGMANELLRLGVPKEDIVLAFQPPEVRKFTDFALI